In one window of Nicotiana tabacum cultivar K326 chromosome 12, ASM71507v2, whole genome shotgun sequence DNA:
- the LOC107783615 gene encoding uncharacterized protein LOC107783615 yields the protein MAYSKMMFAFVFALVAGSAFAQAPGASPAATPKASPVAPVASPPTAVVTPVSAPSQSPTTAASPSESPLASPPAPPTADTPAFAPNGGVALPPSIGAAPAGSPTSSPNAASLNRVAVAGSAVVAIFAASLMF from the coding sequence atggCTTACTCGAAGATGATGTTCGCATTTGTGTTCGCTTTGGTCGCCGGATCTGCTTTTGCTCAGGCTCCGGGAGCTTCTCCGGCAGCTACACCGAAGGCATCACCGGTTGCACCAGTAGCATCACCTCCAACTGCTGTTGTTACACCGGTATCCGCTCCTTCACAGTCTCCTACTACTGCCGCTTCTCCTTCTGAATCTCCATTGGCATCTCCACCAGCTCCACCAACTGCTGATACTCCGGCATTTGCTCCTAACGGCGGCGTTGCTCTTCCCCCATCCATCGGCGCTGCTCCCGCCGGTTCTCCAACCTCGTCTCCTAACGCTGCTTCCTTGAACAGAGTCGCCGTCGCCGGATCTGCAGTTGTAGCTATCTTCGCTGCATCTTTAATGTTTTAG